CGGGCATGACCGGCACCGCCGAGACGGAAGCCGCCGAGTTCTACAAGATCTACAAGCTGGAGGTGGTGGCTATCCCCACCAACCGGCGGCTGCTGCGCCACGAGTATCCCGACACCGTCTACCGCACCGAGCGCGAGAAGTTCAACGCCCTGGCGGAGGAGATCGAGAGGATCCACGAGGAAGGCCGCCCGGTGCTGGTGGGCACGGTCTCCATCGAGAAGTCGGAGCGGCTCTCCGACCTGCTCAAGAAGAGGAACGTGAAGCACGTGGTGCTGAACGCCAAGTTCCACGAGAAGGAAGCCGAGATCGTGGCCCAAGCGGGGCGCCAGGGCGCGGTCACCATCGCCACCAACATGGCCGGCCGCGGCACCGACATCCTGCTGGGCGGCAATCCCGAGTTCCTGGCCAAGCAGGAGTGCTTCAAGAAGGGGCTGGCGCAGCCGGTGCAGGCCGCCGCCGGCCGCATCGGCGAGCACCTGGGCGAGGACCACGACAAGACCACCTTCTACTACCAGGGCAGCGAGTACCAGGCCCCTGGCGAGCGCTGGAGCGAGATCCTGGAGCGGCACAAGGGGCAGACCGACGGCGAGCACGCGCAGGTGGTCGGTCTGGGCGGGCTGCACATCCTAGGTACCGAGCGGCACGAGGCCCGCCGCATCGACAACCAGTTGCGCGGGCGCGCCGGCCGCCAGGGCGATCCCGGCTCTTCCCGCTTCTACCTCTCCCTGGAAGACGACCTGATGCGCATCTTCGCCAAGGACTGGGTGGGGCCGCTGCTGCAGCGCCTGGGCATGGAGGAGGGCGTGCCCATCGAGTCGCGCATGATCTCGCGGCGCATCGAGAAGGCGCAGGAGCAGGTAGAGGCGCGCAACTTCGAGGCCCGCAAACACCTGCTGGAGTACGACGACGTCATGAACAAGCAGCGCGAGGCCGTCTATGGCCTGCGCCGCCAGCTCCTGGAAGGCGCCGAGCAGAAGGAGCTGATCCTGGAGGACTACGTGGCCGGGCTGCTCGCCGACCTGCTCGACGAGTACGCGCCCCGCAACGCCCATCCCGACCAGTGGAAGCTGGAAGGTCTGAAGAACCGCCTCTTCACCAGCTTCGGCGTGGACATCGGGGCCGAGGGCATCGACGGCCGCAGCCTCAACCGCACCGAGCTGGGCGACGCCATCTTCGACAAGCTCAAGCAGCGCTACGAGGCCAAGGAGAAGCTGCTCGGCCCCGAGGCCATGCGCCACCACGAGCGCATCATCATGCTGAGCGTGATCGACACGCAGTGGAAGGACCACCTGCTCAACATGGACCACCTCCGCGAGGGCATCGGGCTGCGCGGCTACGGCCAGCACGATCCCCTGGTGGAGTACAAGCGCGAGTCCTTCGACATGTTCGAGGAGATGATGCGGCGCTTCCAGGAAGAGACGGTGCGCTATCTCTACCTGATGCAGGTGATCGAGCGCGAGGCCCCGGCCACCGCCGAAGAAGTAGCCGCTGCGGAAGCCGAGACCCGCCGCCGCCGCGCCGCCACTTCGGTGGACGACCTGGAAGAGGAGTTCCACCGCCGGAAGAAGCGCGAGCTGGAAGAGGCGCGCATGGCGGGCGCCGGCGACTATCAGCCGGTGCAGCAGGTCGTCCGCTCCGGGGCCAAGGTGGGACGCAACGATCCCTGTCCCTGCGGCTCGGGCAAGAAGTACAA
This sequence is a window from Terriglobales bacterium. Protein-coding genes within it:
- the secA gene encoding preprotein translocase subunit SecA — its product is MFSTLFAKIFGTKNEREVKRLRPLVERINALEPALQQFSNEQLRAKTEEFRARIRQRLEGIEDEEERVREQKAALEELLPEAFAVVREAGRRALAMRHFDVQLIGGMVLHQGKIAEMKTGEGKTLVATLPVYLNSLLGQGVHVVTVNDYLAKRDSEWMGQIYRFLGLTVGVIVHELDDEQRREAYAADVTYGTNNEFGFDYLRDNMKFDQRDCVQRGHHYAIVDEVDSILIDEARTPLIISGSSEESTDKYYKVNRIIPKLELGEEIEKSIEEKVLTGDYVVDEKHHTITVTDEGWEKVEKLLGIQNIADPENWDLKHHVETAVKAHALYKRDVNYVVKDGEVLIVDEFTGRLMPGRRWSDGLHQAVEAKENVKIERENQTLATVTFQNYFRMYKKLAGMTGTAETEAAEFYKIYKLEVVAIPTNRRLLRHEYPDTVYRTEREKFNALAEEIERIHEEGRPVLVGTVSIEKSERLSDLLKKRNVKHVVLNAKFHEKEAEIVAQAGRQGAVTIATNMAGRGTDILLGGNPEFLAKQECFKKGLAQPVQAAAGRIGEHLGEDHDKTTFYYQGSEYQAPGERWSEILERHKGQTDGEHAQVVGLGGLHILGTERHEARRIDNQLRGRAGRQGDPGSSRFYLSLEDDLMRIFAKDWVGPLLQRLGMEEGVPIESRMISRRIEKAQEQVEARNFEARKHLLEYDDVMNKQREAVYGLRRQLLEGAEQKELILEDYVAGLLADLLDEYAPRNAHPDQWKLEGLKNRLFTSFGVDIGAEGIDGRSLNRTELGDAIFDKLKQRYEAKEKLLGPEAMRHHERIIMLSVIDTQWKDHLLNMDHLREGIGLRGYGQHDPLVEYKRESFDMFEEMMRRFQEETVRYLYLMQVIEREAPATAEEVAAAEAETRRRRAATSVDDLEEEFHRRKKRELEEARMAGAGDYQPVQQVVRSGAKVGRNDPCPCGSGKKYKKCCGVAA